The DNA segment AAAGTATGTAAACAGGCCTCCTCTCTCCATACGTCTGGCTTTGCAGGCCTCTAAGCTCCTTTTTAACCTTGACCTTCTCAATGCCGCTGATCAGGTCGCTCAACGTAACGCGTCTCCTCCCCTCCCTGAGGGCACGGTAACCGGCTTCCGTAATGGCTAGCCTTATCTCGGCACCGCTAAACCCCTCACTGAGCTCGGCTAAGAGCTCGTAGTCTATGCTATCAGCTACTTTTAGCTTTCTCATGTGTATTTTGAAGATCTCGATGCGCCCCTTCCTGTCTGGTAGAGGTATCTCTATTATCCTGTCTAGCCTACCGGGCCTCAGAATGGCGGGGTCTAGTATGTCTATTCTGTTAGTAGCGGCGATTACCTTCACCCTGTCGAGGGGCTTGAACCCGTCGAGCTCTGCTAGTAACTGCATGAGCGTTCTTTGAACTTCCCTCTCCCCACTCGTCCCTATTTCCAGCCTTTTAGAGGCTATGGCGTCTATCTCGTCTATGAAAATTACTGCGGGGGCTTTTCTCCTAGCGAGCACGAAGAGCTCTCTCACTATTCTAGCTCCCTCCCCAATGTACTTCTGTACGAGCTCGCTAGCTACCAGCGATACGAACACCGCACTACTCTCGGCTGCAACGGCCCTTGCTAGTAGTGTTTTCCCGCATCCCGGTGGCCCGTAAAGTAGTACTCCTTTAGGGGGCTCTATGCCGAGCTCTTCGAAGAGCTCGGGGTGCTTTAATGGGAGTTCCACAACTTCGCGTATTTCCCTAATCTGCTCCTCAAGCCCTCCGATATCGCTGTAACGGACGCTCGGTTTTTCGATGACCTCCATTAACTGCACGTATGGGTCTGAGTACTCTGGAAGCACGTCGACTATTACCGAGCCCCGCTGGTTAAGGGCAACTCTCGCACCCGGTCTAAGCTTGGACTTATCAACAGTGTCCGCGACGTAGACGACTAGGCTGGGACCACTACTACTCTTAACGACAGCCTTGTTATCTGTTAGCATGTACTCTAGATAGGCCTCTATGAGCGGTGGAGAAAGCAGCTTTTCTATCTCCGACCGGTAGTACTCTAGTTTGAGTAAGAGCTTTTTCCGCTCTTCTTCCAGGTACTTGACCTTCGTTTCGAGGTACCTCACGTAGTCTTCGTCGTTCTCTATTAGGGCGCTCACGTTCTTGTCATCAACGTTCTCGGAACCCTTGAAATCACCACTCATGGTGAAAACCCACACATATAATAGCCTTCAGCTAATGTTTTAAGAAGTGAGAGGGGTTCATGGAGATGTCCTATTATTGCGAAATGTGCGGCAGAGAGCTAGACCGGAAAGAAGCCAAGAAGGCGGTAGTTGAAGGCTCCATTCTCATCCTCTGTCCCAGTTGCTACTCTAGGCTTTCAAAACAGCATGTAGTGAGGGAGGCCCCACCCTCCCTTGCCCGAAGGACCCCCACGAAGACTACAAATAAGCAGCGAGGTGGTGTAAAGAGCCCCGTAAGGCGGGTAGAGGAGTACGAAGTTGTCGAAGACTACGCCATCAGGGTTAAGGCTGCTAGGGAAAGGCAAGGCTGGCCCCAGGAAGTACTAGCTCAGAAGGCCGGTGAGAGCGTGAATACCATTAAGCGGATAGAGGCCGGAAAGCTCAAACCAAGTATTGAGCTCGCGCAGAGGCTTGAAAGGCTACTCGGCATTAAACTACTGGAGCCCGTGGTAGAAGAACCTGGTGTTTCTTCCTCCAAGCACAAGGAGGAGTTTTTAACTATAGGTGATATTCTAAGTACAGAGGAATCAAAGAAAAAGCAGCATAAGGGAGGTAATTGAAGGTCCTAGTAGCCATCCCCAAGAAGTACGCTCCCTTCCTCGAAGAGGAACTAGCACTCGTAAGGACCGTTTACAACGATATAGTGGATTACTTCGTCGTCGGGAACACTAATACGAAGGCCTACTTACCGCTGGACAAGACGAAGGAGTTAAAGGGCGTGGATTTCGACAAGCTCGTAGTAATGGACAAGCTCAAGCCATCCCAACTCGTAAACCTTGCACGGGAACTCAGGAAGGAGGTCGTCGACAGGATACTGATCATACTGGAGATCTTCGCCAACCACGCAGGTTCTAGAGAGGCCCTACTCCAAATAGAGCTGGCGAGGCTAAAGTACACGCTCCCGCTGGTAAAAGAGGCCATAAGGTACGCTAAGCTAGGTGAACTGCACGGTTTCCTGGGCGCTGGCAGGTACGGGTACGAGAAGTACTACCTGGTGCTCAAGCGGAAAGAAGCTAGAGTAAGGCGGGAGTTGGAGAAACTGCGCGAAGTGAGAAGTACGAGGAGAAAGGCTAGGAGAGAGGCTGGCTTGCCGCACGTCGCGATCGTCGGGTACACGTGTGCTGGCAAGACAAGCCTGTTCAACGCGTTAACGGGGCTTTCCAAGCCCGTAGGCCCTGAACCGTTTACGACCTTGACCCCCAAGGCTTACCGCGTGGAGTACAAAGGCCTAAGCTTCATAGTTACCGACACGGTAGGCTTCATAAGGGACATACCTCCCGAGGTCATAGAGTCCTTCTACGCCACGCTCGAAGAAGTGGTCGAGGCAGATATAGTAGTGGACGTGGTGGACGCGTCTAAGAGGCTCAGTGACGTGATCGCAGAGGTGGAAATCGGTAAAGAAATACTTAGGAGAATCGGCGCCTACAGTAAGCCAGTAATATACGCCCTCAACAAGGTAGACCGGGTAGGGTCCATAGGCTTGGTGCTAGCGGAGGTGTCGAAGCACGTAAGGGAGCAACAGGACGACGTGGTGGCCATCTCCTGCACTAAGAGGATAAACATAGACCTCCTACTCGATAAAATGTACCAAAAGCTGAAGAGCAGGGGGTTGCGACGCCGTGAGGCAGAAGATATACGTGCTTAGATATGGGCACAGGCCTGGACGAGACAAGAGGGTCACTACACACGTTGCACTGGTCGCTAGGGCTTTTGGCGCTCACGGCTTCTTACTTGCCGACGTGGTCGACGAGGTGGTCTACAGGGCTCTAGCAAAGGTTTTAGAGACGTGGGGGGGAAGCATGCACTTCGAGATGGGCGTTAGCTCGGTGGAGTACTGTAAAAGGTGGAAAGCAGACGGCGGGTTAATAGTGCACCTGACAATGTACGGTCTTCACGTAGATGACGTCTTAGAAGATATTAAGAGGGATCCCCGCGACGTGCTCGTAGTCGTGGGGGCTAGGAAAGTGCCCAGGTTCTTCTACGAAATTGCCGATTACAACGTCGCAATCGGCCACCAGCCACACTCCGAAATCGCAGCATTAGCTGTGTTCTTGGACAGACTCAACGAAGGCAGGGAGTTACACTTGGAGTTCACTAATGCTAAAATAAAGGTAATACCTTCACCTAGAGGAAAGCTCGTGAAAAGGCTTAAGTAAAGGGCAGCCCACTTAACCTCTAACCGTACTTAGCCAGTGCGGCGTTAGGAGTCCGAGGTAGCGGCCAGGCCTCATGCTATACAGCGATCCATATCTTTACATCAGTGACGCTCTTGCTCC comes from the Desulfurococcaceae archaeon genome and includes:
- a CDS encoding proteasome-activating nucleotidase; translated protein: MSGDFKGSENVDDKNVSALIENDEDYVRYLETKVKYLEEERKKLLLKLEYYRSEIEKLLSPPLIEAYLEYMLTDNKAVVKSSSGPSLVVYVADTVDKSKLRPGARVALNQRGSVIVDVLPEYSDPYVQLMEVIEKPSVRYSDIGGLEEQIREIREVVELPLKHPELFEELGIEPPKGVLLYGPPGCGKTLLARAVAAESSAVFVSLVASELVQKYIGEGARIVRELFVLARRKAPAVIFIDEIDAIASKRLEIGTSGEREVQRTLMQLLAELDGFKPLDRVKVIAATNRIDILDPAILRPGRLDRIIEIPLPDRKGRIEIFKIHMRKLKVADSIDYELLAELSEGFSGAEIRLAITEAGYRALREGRRRVTLSDLISGIEKVKVKKELRGLQSQTYGERRPVYIL
- a CDS encoding multiprotein bridging factor aMBF1, with the protein product MSYYCEMCGRELDRKEAKKAVVEGSILILCPSCYSRLSKQHVVREAPPSLARRTPTKTTNKQRGGVKSPVRRVEEYEVVEDYAIRVKAARERQGWPQEVLAQKAGESVNTIKRIEAGKLKPSIELAQRLERLLGIKLLEPVVEEPGVSSSKHKEEFLTIGDILSTEESKKKQHKGGN
- the hflX gene encoding GTPase HflX, with the translated sequence MKVLVAIPKKYAPFLEEELALVRTVYNDIVDYFVVGNTNTKAYLPLDKTKELKGVDFDKLVVMDKLKPSQLVNLARELRKEVVDRILIILEIFANHAGSREALLQIELARLKYTLPLVKEAIRYAKLGELHGFLGAGRYGYEKYYLVLKRKEARVRRELEKLREVRSTRRKARREAGLPHVAIVGYTCAGKTSLFNALTGLSKPVGPEPFTTLTPKAYRVEYKGLSFIVTDTVGFIRDIPPEVIESFYATLEEVVEADIVVDVVDASKRLSDVIAEVEIGKEILRRIGAYSKPVIYALNKVDRVGSIGLVLAEVSKHVREQQDDVVAISCTKRINIDLLLDKMYQKLKSRGLRRREAEDIRA
- a CDS encoding tRNA (cytidine(56)-2'-O)-methyltransferase (catalyzes the S-adenosyl-methionine-dependent 2'-O-ribose methylation of C56 in tRNA transcripts); protein product: MRQKIYVLRYGHRPGRDKRVTTHVALVARAFGAHGFLLADVVDEVVYRALAKVLETWGGSMHFEMGVSSVEYCKRWKADGGLIVHLTMYGLHVDDVLEDIKRDPRDVLVVVGARKVPRFFYEIADYNVAIGHQPHSEIAALAVFLDRLNEGRELHLEFTNAKIKVIPSPRGKLVKRLK